A region of Brevundimonas sp. NIBR10 DNA encodes the following proteins:
- a CDS encoding AsmA family protein — protein sequence MRTRALVPAGARAGEWRDWVKANDPVYTSFRRPGLTEKVAGGVFLVLVAAIVIFLLLFDWNWLRGPIGRWASVKYDREVALQGDLDVRLFSWTPSVIINDLKFGGPAWFRDTDTANVGRIEASVRLRKLLGGQIEMPLLAIDRAEVNLIATEDGRQSWDLEPDKPDDGEGAKLPVIQRLVISGGHIVLDERKRGLTLDATVNARETANDGDAGFVLDGKGAINRSPLTLRIEGGPFINIRRDRPYHFTADLAGAGSRLTADGSVTRPFDLGQVQATLTLQGQDLANLYQLVGIALPNTPRYRISGALKRDDSHWTFNDFSGQVGASDLSGDISVETQGRLKVQAQLASQRLDINDLTAILGAKTQTSASGDNTTTVSSGVPGKLLPDATLAVDRLRTMDGTLTYRAASVKANDLDIRAVRLGADLEAGILNLDPVAFTFNRGSLNGTARINATRDIPYSAIDFRLSGYPLQSIVPVTNGSSPISGLALGRARLEGPGASIHRFAANSKGSISLVVPNGEMRSAFAELLGVNASAGLLRLLRGDQGRSPIRCAVADFNVSGGVARAQTLVIDTDVVLAKGSGTINLGDETLNLRIDGESKKPRLLRLWTPINVTGPLAQPRIGVDVGQMVAQGGLTAVLGAVVAPVAALFAFVDPGLAKDANCGALIAGAR from the coding sequence GTGCGTACACGCGCCCTGGTTCCGGCGGGTGCCAGGGCCGGCGAATGGCGCGATTGGGTCAAGGCCAACGACCCGGTCTACACCAGCTTTCGCCGCCCCGGCCTAACAGAAAAAGTCGCAGGCGGCGTCTTCCTCGTTCTGGTCGCGGCCATCGTGATCTTCCTGCTGCTGTTCGACTGGAACTGGCTGCGCGGGCCGATCGGGCGCTGGGCCTCGGTGAAGTATGATCGCGAGGTCGCGCTCCAGGGCGATCTGGACGTGCGTCTGTTCAGCTGGACGCCGTCGGTGATCATCAACGATCTCAAGTTCGGCGGGCCCGCCTGGTTCAGGGATACGGACACCGCCAACGTCGGTCGGATCGAGGCCTCGGTGCGGCTGCGCAAGCTGCTGGGCGGTCAGATCGAGATGCCGTTGCTGGCCATCGACCGGGCCGAGGTCAATCTGATCGCCACCGAAGACGGCAGGCAGAGCTGGGATCTCGAACCCGACAAGCCCGACGACGGCGAGGGTGCGAAACTGCCGGTGATCCAGCGCCTGGTTATCTCGGGCGGGCATATCGTGCTGGACGAGCGCAAGCGCGGCCTCACCCTGGACGCCACGGTCAATGCCCGCGAGACGGCGAATGACGGCGACGCCGGGTTCGTGCTGGACGGCAAGGGCGCGATCAACCGCTCGCCCCTGACGCTGCGCATCGAGGGCGGCCCCTTCATCAATATCCGCCGTGACCGGCCCTATCATTTCACCGCCGATCTTGCCGGTGCGGGATCACGGCTGACGGCCGACGGTTCGGTGACCCGGCCGTTCGACCTGGGTCAGGTCCAGGCGACCCTGACCCTGCAGGGCCAGGACCTCGCGAATCTGTACCAGCTGGTCGGCATCGCCCTGCCCAACACGCCGCGCTACCGGATCTCTGGCGCACTCAAGCGCGACGACAGTCACTGGACCTTCAACGACTTCAGCGGCCAGGTCGGGGCCTCGGACCTGTCGGGCGACATTTCCGTGGAGACCCAGGGCCGCCTCAAGGTCCAGGCCCAGCTGGCGTCCCAGCGGCTCGACATCAACGACCTCACGGCCATCCTGGGCGCAAAGACCCAGACCAGCGCCTCGGGCGACAACACCACGACCGTGTCGTCCGGCGTGCCCGGCAAGCTGCTGCCCGACGCGACCCTCGCCGTGGATCGGCTGCGGACGATGGACGGAACCCTGACCTACCGGGCCGCCTCGGTGAAGGCCAACGACCTGGATATCCGGGCCGTGCGGCTGGGTGCCGATCTGGAGGCGGGTATCCTGAACCTCGATCCGGTCGCCTTCACCTTCAATCGCGGCTCGCTGAACGGCACCGCCCGGATCAATGCCACGCGCGACATCCCCTATTCGGCCATCGACTTCCGGCTGTCAGGCTATCCGCTGCAGTCGATCGTGCCGGTGACGAACGGGTCCAGCCCGATCAGTGGCCTGGCGCTCGGCCGGGCTCGGCTGGAGGGGCCGGGGGCCTCGATCCATCGGTTCGCGGCCAACTCCAAGGGATCGATCAGCCTGGTCGTCCCGAACGGCGAGATGCGCTCGGCCTTCGCCGAACTGCTCGGCGTCAACGCCTCGGCGGGGCTGCTCAGACTGCTGAGGGGGGATCAGGGCCGGTCGCCGATCCGCTGCGCCGTCGCCGACTTCAACGTCTCGGGCGGCGTGGCCCGGGCCCAAACCCTGGTCATCGATACCGATGTGGTCCTGGCCAAGGGGTCGGGCACGATCAACCTGGGCGACGAGACCCTGAACCTGCGCATCGACGGCGAGTCCAAGAAGCCCCGCCTGCTGCGCCTGTGGACACCCATCAACGTCACCGGCCCCCTGGCCCAGCCCCGGATCGGCGTCGATGTCGGACAGATGGTGGCGCAGGGCGGGCTGACGGCCGTGCTGGGGGCGGTGGTCGCGCCGGTCGCGGCCCTGTTCGCCTTCGTCGATCCTGGCCTGGCCAAGGACGCCAACTGCGGTGCCCTGATCGCCGGGGCACGGTGA
- a CDS encoding sulfite reductase subunit alpha, with translation MTTTDPMSWAAAGAAVALWLALTLITIAGVIRTRKIERARSEGLAAEAGEGATLVAYASQTGMAEDLARMTARALTDAGQTAMVVSFAELDLFMLKAARRALFVVATTGEGDAPDSAARVVRRVMGEMTTLPDMTYGMLALGDRSYKDYCGFAHAVDGWLKRSGAEPLFDMVEVDDADPDAIRQWQHQLNALTGSNAAADWTPAAYQPWRLEARTLVNPGGPGGEAWRLRLVPVGALPDWRAGDIAEIGVPGPDGGDALAARDYSIASLPSEGGLELLVRLMNHPDGTPGLASGWLAKTAAVGGDVPIRIRTNSGFHGADAKTPIILIGNGTGIAGLRAHLVERPVGSAEAWLMFGERSRAHDAFFDDDLRAWLGDGRLTRLDRTFSRDANDGRYVQALIDEHAETVRIWVDRGAAIYVCGSLEGMATGVHAALERALGSETLITLSEGGRYRRDIY, from the coding sequence GTGACCACGACCGATCCGATGTCCTGGGCCGCAGCGGGGGCGGCGGTGGCCCTATGGCTGGCGCTCACCCTGATCACCATCGCAGGTGTGATCCGTACACGGAAGATCGAACGTGCGCGGTCGGAAGGATTGGCGGCAGAGGCCGGCGAAGGGGCGACCCTGGTGGCCTATGCCAGCCAGACCGGCATGGCCGAGGACCTCGCGCGGATGACGGCGCGAGCCCTGACCGACGCGGGGCAGACGGCCATGGTGGTCTCGTTCGCCGAACTCGACTTGTTCATGCTGAAGGCGGCGCGGCGGGCCCTGTTCGTGGTGGCGACCACCGGCGAGGGCGATGCGCCCGACAGCGCGGCCCGCGTGGTGCGCCGGGTGATGGGCGAGATGACGACCCTGCCGGACATGACCTACGGGATGCTGGCGCTGGGGGACCGCAGCTACAAGGACTATTGCGGGTTCGCCCATGCGGTGGACGGCTGGCTGAAGCGATCGGGGGCCGAGCCCCTGTTCGATATGGTCGAGGTCGACGACGCGGATCCCGACGCCATCCGCCAGTGGCAGCATCAGCTCAACGCCCTGACCGGATCGAATGCGGCCGCCGACTGGACCCCGGCGGCCTATCAGCCGTGGCGGCTGGAGGCGCGGACCCTGGTCAATCCGGGCGGGCCGGGCGGCGAGGCGTGGCGGCTGAGACTGGTTCCGGTCGGTGCCCTGCCCGACTGGCGGGCGGGGGACATCGCCGAGATCGGCGTGCCGGGGCCGGACGGCGGAGACGCGCTGGCGGCCCGCGACTATTCGATCGCCTCCCTGCCCTCCGAGGGTGGGCTGGAGCTGTTGGTTCGGTTGATGAACCATCCGGACGGGACGCCGGGTCTGGCGTCGGGCTGGCTGGCGAAGACCGCTGCGGTCGGTGGCGATGTGCCGATCCGTATACGGACGAACAGCGGATTTCACGGGGCCGATGCGAAGACGCCGATCATCCTGATCGGCAACGGGACCGGCATCGCCGGCCTGCGGGCGCATCTGGTCGAGCGGCCGGTCGGTTCGGCCGAGGCCTGGCTGATGTTCGGTGAGCGCAGCCGCGCGCATGACGCCTTCTTCGACGACGATCTGCGGGCCTGGCTGGGGGATGGGCGGCTGACGCGGCTGGACCGAACCTTCTCGCGCGACGCCAACGACGGCCGCTATGTGCAGGCCCTGATCGACGAACACGCCGAAACGGTGCGGATCTGGGTCGATCGCGGCGCGGCGATCTATGTCTGCGGCAGCCTTGAGGGTATGGCGACAGGGGTTCACGCGGCGCTGGAGCGCGCCCTGGGCAGCGAGACGCTGATCACCCTGTCCGAAGGCGGACGATACCGGCGCGACATCTACTGA
- a CDS encoding alpha/beta hydrolase — MTRRGIFAGLGAVSLGGLVAACSPLGMLNTLGPRDRGVRRIARDLSYGDDPRQRFDLYGPDWRPGQPLRPVVVFFYGGGWDSGSRSLYGWAAQALAARGFVVALPDYRIVPNVVFPTFIEDAAAATARVAEVVGQYGGDPARLAVAGHSAGAHLAMMIALDRRYMAAVGKPDLIRAAAGLAGPYEFLPFDVPASVNAFGRAPDPTLTQPVTFVRADAPPLWLGHGTADTVVHDEDTVILNQRMQDVGGRSEAKLYPGLDHADLIATFSPLFRKKAPVLDDVSAFVHRELGS; from the coding sequence ATGACCCGTAGAGGTATCTTCGCCGGCCTCGGCGCCGTGTCGCTGGGCGGGCTGGTGGCGGCCTGTTCGCCGCTGGGCATGCTCAACACCCTGGGCCCACGGGACCGGGGCGTGCGCCGGATCGCCCGCGACCTCAGCTATGGTGACGATCCGCGCCAGAGGTTCGACCTCTACGGCCCCGACTGGCGGCCCGGCCAGCCGCTGCGGCCGGTGGTGGTCTTCTTCTATGGCGGCGGCTGGGATTCGGGGTCGCGGTCCCTGTACGGCTGGGCGGCCCAGGCGCTGGCGGCGCGCGGCTTCGTCGTGGCCCTGCCCGACTATCGGATCGTGCCCAATGTGGTCTTCCCGACCTTCATTGAGGACGCGGCGGCCGCGACGGCCAGGGTCGCCGAAGTCGTGGGGCAGTACGGCGGCGATCCGGCCCGACTGGCCGTCGCAGGACATTCGGCGGGAGCCCACCTGGCCATGATGATCGCCCTGGATCGCCGCTACATGGCCGCCGTCGGCAAGCCCGACCTGATCAGGGCGGCGGCGGGATTGGCGGGACCGTACGAGTTCCTGCCGTTCGACGTGCCGGCCTCGGTCAACGCCTTCGGTCGCGCGCCGGACCCGACCCTGACCCAGCCGGTGACCTTCGTGCGCGCCGACGCCCCGCCCCTGTGGTTGGGACACGGTACGGCCGACACGGTGGTCCACGACGAGGACACCGTCATCCTGAACCAGCGCATGCAGGACGTCGGCGGTCGGTCAGAGGCGAAACTCTATCCTGGCCTGGACCACGCCGACCTGATCGCGACCTTCTCGCCCCTGTTCCGCAAGAAGGCCCCGGTGCTCGACGACGTCTCGGCCTTCGTGCACCGCGAACTGGGCAGCTGA
- a CDS encoding FAD:protein FMN transferase, which translates to MAEPPVQPPSDVVWVMGGETMGTTWSARVIAPPGADPTATQGAVQAELDIVVATFSPWEPTSEISRFNAAPPGLWALSSTFWTVLEASMEIADDTNGAVDPTLGALVDLWGFGPAGPRPADSPVPTEDEIVAAQALGGWQGLRMNREARGAMQVGGIRLDFSGIAKGHAVDRVSERLTALGATSHLVEIGGELRGRGVKPDGQPWWVEIEQPPGSPSPRTLMAMVDVAMATSGDYRRAFIHGDRRYSHTLDNRTGRPIDNGLASVTVVHPSAMKADAFATALTVMGPYEGPEFAEAFGLAAHFIERTPRGAIERMTPLFAAMLVDTDEAATSGAVTTGPVTIQ; encoded by the coding sequence ATGGCCGAGCCCCCGGTCCAGCCGCCGTCCGACGTCGTCTGGGTCATGGGTGGCGAGACCATGGGCACCACCTGGTCCGCACGCGTCATCGCCCCGCCGGGTGCCGATCCGACCGCCACGCAAGGCGCCGTCCAGGCCGAGCTGGACATCGTCGTCGCGACCTTCAGCCCGTGGGAGCCGACCAGCGAGATCAGCCGGTTCAACGCCGCGCCGCCGGGACTGTGGGCCCTGTCGTCCACCTTCTGGACCGTGCTCGAGGCGTCGATGGAGATCGCCGACGACACGAATGGCGCGGTGGATCCGACGCTCGGGGCCCTGGTCGATCTGTGGGGTTTCGGGCCTGCGGGTCCGCGCCCGGCCGACAGCCCCGTCCCGACCGAGGACGAGATCGTGGCGGCCCAGGCCCTGGGCGGCTGGCAGGGTTTGCGGATGAACCGCGAGGCACGGGGGGCGATGCAGGTCGGCGGGATACGGCTGGATTTCTCAGGCATCGCCAAGGGCCACGCGGTGGACCGGGTGTCGGAGCGACTGACCGCGCTGGGGGCGACCTCGCATCTGGTCGAGATCGGCGGCGAGCTGCGTGGACGCGGCGTCAAGCCGGACGGCCAGCCCTGGTGGGTCGAGATCGAACAGCCCCCCGGCAGCCCCTCGCCCCGCACCCTGATGGCGATGGTCGATGTGGCGATGGCGACCTCTGGCGACTATCGCCGCGCCTTCATCCACGGGGATCGGCGCTACTCCCACACCCTGGACAACCGCACCGGACGGCCGATCGACAACGGCCTGGCCTCGGTGACGGTGGTGCATCCGTCGGCGATGAAGGCGGACGCCTTTGCCACGGCCCTGACCGTCATGGGGCCGTATGAGGGGCCGGAGTTCGCAGAGGCCTTCGGACTGGCCGCGCATTTCATCGAGCGGACGCCGCGCGGGGCTATCGAGCGGATGACCCCCCTGTTCGCCGCCATGCTGGTTGATACGGACGAGGCGGCGACCAGCGGAGCGGTGACGACCGGGCCGGTGACAATCCAGTGA